From Pseudomonas poae, the proteins below share one genomic window:
- a CDS encoding tetratricopeptide repeat protein, with translation MKALITGLALLMLGGCATNGQSPWAALTAPGSCAKPSSDQELALNLSDDLANEGKLHASLANLQSLPDSLPQVRQRIARNYRLLGRTEAEPLYRSLLGTCMTAEGEHGLGQLAAAKGDNALAMAHMQRAARLAPTDEKVRNDLGVVYLNQLRLEDARFEFMTAIELKQDDPLAAVNLVTLLIYQDDWGQAAKVTGQLGLSPEQVTEAQARAAKLKGANARARKVAAVSDTLPVTIK, from the coding sequence ATGAAAGCACTGATTACCGGCCTGGCCCTGCTGATGCTCGGCGGCTGCGCCACGAATGGCCAATCCCCCTGGGCGGCGTTGACCGCCCCCGGCAGTTGCGCCAAGCCAAGCTCGGATCAGGAACTGGCGCTCAACCTCTCCGATGACCTGGCCAACGAAGGCAAACTGCACGCCAGCCTGGCCAACCTGCAGAGCCTTCCAGACAGTTTGCCCCAGGTGCGCCAGCGCATAGCCCGCAACTATCGCTTGCTCGGGCGCACCGAAGCCGAGCCGCTGTACCGCAGCCTGCTGGGCACCTGCATGACCGCCGAAGGCGAGCATGGCCTGGGGCAACTGGCGGCGGCCAAGGGCGACAACGCCCTGGCGATGGCCCATATGCAACGGGCGGCGCGCCTGGCGCCCACCGACGAAAAAGTGCGTAACGACCTGGGCGTGGTGTACCTCAACCAATTGCGCCTGGAAGACGCACGCTTTGAGTTCATGACGGCCATCGAGCTTAAACAGGACGACCCGTTGGCCGCCGTCAACCTGGTGACCTTGCTGATCTATCAGGATGACTGGGGGCAGGCGGCCAAAGTGACCGGCCAGTTGGGCCTGAGCCCCGAGCAGGTCACCGAGGCCCAGGCACGCGCCGCAAAACTCAAGGGTGCAAACGCCAGGGCGCGCAAAGTAGCGGCGGTCAGCGATACGCTGCCAGTGACCATCAAGTAA